A DNA window from Phaeobacter sp. A36a-5a contains the following coding sequences:
- a CDS encoding accessory factor UbiK family protein: MQTRNKIMDDISQLMTNAMGVAHGAREEAETAMKGLIDRWLADRDFVTREEFDAVRAMAQKAREENEALKARLDALEADKSA, translated from the coding sequence ATGCAGACGCGCAACAAGATCATGGATGATATTTCCCAGCTGATGACCAACGCGATGGGTGTGGCCCATGGCGCGCGGGAAGAGGCGGAGACCGCCATGAAGGGGCTGATCGACCGCTGGCTGGCCGATCGCGATTTCGTGACCCGCGAGGAGTTCGACGCCGTGCGCGCCATGGCGCAGAAGGCGCGTGAAGAAAACGAAGCACTGAAGGCCCGGCTCGACGCGCTGGAAGCGGATAAATCCGCGTGA
- a CDS encoding bifunctional sulfate adenylyltransferase/adenylylsulfate kinase, which produces MPSRSTPLSHEDEDLLFRILSQLDKAPDASQRATATAVGISLGRLNAHLRAAAEAGLVKVSHRAGPDKRQRFAYALTTRGAAEKIRLTDQFLARKFAEYDALHAELTGTTSGLVPFKYRTKLMQNNLAPIPELYVSYDSAQKLKVEAAELKSHDLSPRQICDLELLMNGGFNPLKGFLSEADYNGVVENMRLADGTLWPMPITLDVSEDFAASLEIGEDIALRDQEGVILGTMTVTDRWEPNKSREAEKVFGADDDAHPAVNYLHNTAGKIYLGGPVTGIQQPVHYDFRGRRDTPNELRAYFRKLGWRRIVAFQTRNPLHRAHQELTFRAAREAQANLLIHPVVGMTKPGDVDHFTRVRCYEAVLDKYPAATTSMSLLNLAMRMAGPREAVWHGLIRKNHGCTHFIVGRDHAGPGKNSAGEDFYGPYDAQDLFREHQEEIGIEMVDFKHMVYVQERAQYEPNDEIEDRDNVTILNISGTELRRRLQEGLEIPEWFSFPEVVNELRKTKPPRSKQGFTVFFTGFSGSGKSTIANALMVKLMEMGGRPVTLLDGDIVRKNLSSELGFSKEHRDLNIRRIGYVASEITKNGGIAICAPIAPYATTRRAVREDVEQFGAFLEVHVATSIEECERRDRKGLYKLAREGKIKEFTGISDPYDVPVDPELRVETENVDVDNCAHQVLLKLENMGLIAG; this is translated from the coding sequence ATGCCATCCCGATCCACACCACTCAGCCATGAGGACGAAGACCTGCTCTTTCGTATCCTCAGCCAGCTCGACAAGGCGCCAGACGCCTCGCAGCGGGCCACGGCGACGGCTGTAGGGATATCACTTGGGCGGCTCAATGCACATCTACGCGCAGCCGCAGAAGCCGGTCTTGTCAAGGTCAGCCATCGCGCAGGTCCCGACAAACGTCAACGCTTCGCCTATGCGCTTACCACCCGAGGTGCTGCCGAAAAAATTCGGCTCACCGATCAGTTTCTCGCCCGCAAGTTCGCCGAATACGACGCGCTTCACGCTGAACTCACTGGGACCACCAGTGGCCTCGTCCCCTTCAAGTACAGGACCAAGTTGATGCAGAATAATCTTGCCCCCATCCCGGAGCTTTATGTCTCCTATGACTCCGCCCAAAAGCTGAAGGTCGAAGCCGCAGAGCTGAAGAGCCATGACCTGAGCCCGCGCCAGATCTGCGATCTGGAGCTGCTGATGAACGGCGGCTTCAACCCGCTGAAAGGGTTTCTGAGCGAAGCAGACTACAACGGCGTTGTCGAAAACATGCGCCTTGCGGACGGCACCCTCTGGCCGATGCCGATCACGCTGGATGTGTCCGAGGATTTTGCCGCATCGCTGGAAATCGGCGAAGACATCGCCCTGCGCGATCAGGAAGGTGTCATCCTTGGCACCATGACCGTGACCGATCGCTGGGAGCCGAACAAATCGCGCGAAGCCGAAAAGGTGTTCGGCGCCGATGATGACGCCCATCCGGCGGTCAACTACCTGCATAACACCGCAGGCAAGATCTATCTGGGCGGCCCGGTGACCGGCATCCAGCAGCCCGTCCACTATGATTTCCGCGGACGTCGCGACACTCCGAACGAGCTGCGCGCCTATTTCCGCAAACTGGGCTGGCGCCGCATCGTGGCCTTCCAGACCCGCAACCCGCTGCATCGGGCACATCAGGAACTGACCTTCCGCGCCGCGCGCGAGGCCCAGGCCAACCTGCTGATCCACCCGGTTGTCGGCATGACAAAACCGGGCGACGTCGATCATTTCACCCGCGTCCGCTGCTACGAGGCGGTTCTGGACAAGTATCCGGCGGCCACCACATCCATGTCGCTCTTGAACCTGGCAATGCGTATGGCCGGCCCCCGCGAGGCGGTCTGGCACGGGCTGATCCGCAAAAACCACGGCTGCACCCATTTCATCGTTGGTCGCGATCACGCAGGCCCCGGCAAGAACTCCGCCGGTGAAGATTTCTACGGCCCTTATGATGCGCAGGATCTGTTCCGCGAGCATCAGGAAGAAATCGGCATCGAAATGGTCGACTTCAAACACATGGTCTATGTGCAGGAACGCGCCCAATACGAACCCAACGACGAGATTGAAGATCGTGACAATGTCACCATCCTGAACATCTCCGGCACCGAACTGCGCCGCCGCCTGCAAGAAGGCCTGGAGATCCCCGAGTGGTTCTCCTTCCCCGAGGTTGTGAACGAGCTGCGCAAGACCAAGCCGCCACGTTCCAAGCAGGGCTTCACCGTGTTCTTCACCGGGTTCTCCGGCTCCGGCAAATCCACCATTGCAAATGCTCTGATGGTCAAGCTGATGGAAATGGGCGGCCGTCCGGTGACGCTGCTCGATGGCGACATCGTGCGGAAAAACCTCAGCTCCGAACTGGGCTTCTCGAAAGAGCACCGCGACCTCAACATCCGCCGCATCGGCTATGTGGCCTCCGAGATCACCAAGAACGGCGGCATCGCCATCTGCGCGCCGATCGCGCCTTATGCCACTACCCGCCGCGCCGTGCGTGAGGATGTGGAGCAGTTCGGTGCTTTCCTGGAGGTGCATGTCGCGACCTCGATCGAGGAATGCGAGCGCCGCGACCGCAAGGGTCTCTACAAGTTGGCTCGCGAAGGAAAGATCAAGGAATTCACAGGGATTTCCGATCCCTATGATGTCCCCGTTGATCCGGAGCTGCGTGTCGAGACCGAGAATGTCGACGTCGACAACTGCGCTCATCAGGTTCTGCTGAAGCTGGAGAACATGGGGCTGATCGCAGGCTGA
- a CDS encoding Lrp/AsnC family transcriptional regulator has product MVTTRLDPIDRKILSELQADGRMTNVELAKRVGISAPPCLRRVRSLEEAGLIRGYHAEVNARELGFEVQVFAMVGLESQAEAELSAFEAKCRDWPLVRECHMLNGEVDFILKCVAPDLSTFQSFLTGDLLTTPNVASVKTSLVIRGAKDEPGVPFDVLEQRLAREA; this is encoded by the coding sequence ATGGTCACAACACGCCTTGATCCGATTGATCGCAAGATTTTGTCGGAGTTGCAGGCCGACGGTCGTATGACCAATGTTGAACTGGCCAAGCGTGTGGGTATTTCCGCACCGCCGTGCCTGCGCCGGGTGCGCTCGCTTGAGGAGGCCGGGCTGATCCGCGGATACCATGCCGAGGTCAACGCACGCGAATTGGGGTTCGAAGTGCAGGTCTTTGCCATGGTGGGGCTGGAAAGCCAGGCCGAGGCCGAGCTGAGCGCCTTTGAAGCGAAATGTCGCGACTGGCCGCTGGTGCGCGAGTGCCACATGCTGAACGGCGAGGTGGATTTCATCCTGAAATGCGTCGCGCCCGATCTCAGCACCTTCCAGAGCTTTCTGACCGGCGATCTGCTGACGACGCCGAATGTGGCCAGCGTCAAGACCTCGCTGGTGATCCGAGGGGCCAAGGACGAACCCGGCGTTCCCTTTGATGTGCTGGAGCAACGGCTCGCGCGCGAAGCCTGA
- a CDS encoding Hint domain-containing protein has product MTIPQSLRRAAANAVEANALLQDPAAQRGGTRPQLRRYDVCSLLPNGQIAETRHVAPSLPLFEDAFTAFCRGSLIETTQGPIAIEDLLPGDELITFDGDPLPLLWKGSTSLIPSRSGQHGRSHRLTSFTADSLGEAKPMSTVVAGPAARLLQRAPLPGIKLDNAVSLVPVQQYHDGMSIFETAPPTAVDLFHLCLPRHAAISVGGLPFETYHPGPEALKLVSHAIRTLYLNLFSHVESIAGFGPLAYPRILLQDPDMN; this is encoded by the coding sequence ATGACCATACCCCAGTCGCTGCGACGCGCAGCTGCCAATGCGGTCGAAGCCAATGCTCTGCTACAGGACCCTGCTGCCCAGCGCGGCGGGACGCGGCCACAGCTGCGCCGTTACGATGTCTGTAGCCTGCTGCCAAACGGCCAAATCGCCGAGACACGCCATGTCGCACCGTCGCTGCCATTGTTCGAAGACGCCTTTACCGCCTTTTGCCGCGGATCCCTGATCGAGACCACGCAGGGGCCCATTGCAATCGAGGATCTGCTGCCGGGCGATGAGCTGATCACCTTTGATGGCGACCCCCTCCCCCTGTTGTGGAAAGGCAGCACCAGCCTTATCCCATCGCGCAGCGGGCAGCACGGTCGCAGCCACCGGCTGACCAGCTTTACCGCCGATAGCCTTGGCGAGGCAAAGCCGATGTCGACGGTTGTCGCAGGCCCCGCCGCGCGGCTGTTGCAACGGGCACCTCTGCCGGGGATCAAGCTGGACAATGCCGTCTCGCTGGTTCCGGTGCAGCAATATCATGACGGGATGAGTATTTTCGAAACCGCGCCCCCGACCGCCGTGGACCTCTTTCATCTATGCCTGCCGCGCCATGCGGCGATCAGTGTCGGCGGTCTGCCGTTCGAGACCTATCACCCCGGCCCGGAGGCCCTGAAACTGGTGAGCCACGCCATCCGCACGCTCTATCTGAACCTGTTTTCGCATGTCGAATCGATCGCAGGCTTCGGCCCGCTGGCCTATCCCCGGATCCTGCTGCAAGATCCCGATATGAACTAA
- a CDS encoding PhzF family phenazine biosynthesis protein, whose amino-acid sequence MRYDFDWVDAFSGRAFGGNGCAVVHGGAGLSDEICMAYVRETSLVECTFTGPSQVADVRVRYFLASREIPFAGHPTIATVAALRDRGLMEGDVITLETGAGLVRVSMADDLIEMTQIAPEFGAFADPQLVAAAVSLPVEAIVGRPQRVSTGLPFCITVLRDRAALEAATLDVPALARLGAAMGADGIDMMEPFLVTLSGATAEGDTFSRLLMAPPSPPEDPFTGSATGAMAAYLWHHGLMERDRFIAEQGHGLGRPGQAVVTRVGPADAIEGVRVAGRGYVLMRGTVDLPDLG is encoded by the coding sequence TTGCGATACGATTTTGACTGGGTAGATGCCTTTTCGGGCCGGGCCTTTGGTGGCAACGGCTGCGCAGTGGTCCATGGCGGCGCCGGGCTGAGCGATGAGATCTGCATGGCCTATGTGCGCGAGACCTCGCTGGTGGAATGCACCTTCACCGGCCCGTCACAGGTTGCCGATGTGCGGGTGCGCTATTTCCTCGCCAGCCGCGAGATCCCTTTTGCAGGCCATCCGACCATTGCCACCGTGGCAGCCTTGCGCGACCGTGGCCTGATGGAGGGCGATGTGATCACGCTGGAGACCGGAGCCGGTCTGGTGCGGGTGAGCATGGCGGATGATCTCATTGAAATGACCCAGATCGCGCCAGAATTCGGCGCATTTGCCGATCCGCAGCTGGTCGCGGCGGCGGTTTCGCTGCCGGTGGAGGCGATTGTTGGCCGACCGCAGCGGGTGTCGACCGGATTGCCGTTCTGTATCACGGTGTTGCGGGACCGTGCCGCGCTTGAGGCCGCGACGCTGGATGTGCCGGCGCTGGCCCGGCTGGGGGCGGCAATGGGTGCCGACGGTATCGACATGATGGAACCGTTTCTGGTGACCTTGAGCGGTGCCACCGCCGAGGGGGACACATTCTCGCGGCTGCTGATGGCCCCGCCGAGCCCGCCGGAGGATCCATTTACAGGCTCGGCGACCGGCGCCATGGCCGCCTATCTGTGGCACCACGGTCTGATGGAGCGCGACCGTTTCATTGCCGAGCAGGGACATGGTCTTGGCCGTCCCGGTCAGGCTGTGGTGACGCGGGTTGGCCCGGCGGATGCGATTGAGGGCGTGCGGGTGGCGGGCCGGGGCTATGTTCTGATGCGCGGCACCGTAGATCTGCCAGACCTCGGCTGA
- the trxB gene encoding thioredoxin-disulfide reductase: protein MSDTRHTKVLIIGSGPAGYTAGVYASRAMLEPILVQGIEPGGQLTTTTEVENWPGDTEVQGPDLMVRMQEHAKTMGCEIIGDIITDLDTSSRPFVAKGDSGTVYTADAVILATGARAKWLGLPSEEKFKGFGVSACATCDGFFYRGQEIVVIGGGNTAVEEALFLTNFASKVTLIHRRDELRAEKILQDRLMKNEKIEPLWFHQLEEVIGTENPLGVEGVRVKNVKTGEITEISCKGVFVAIGHAPANELVKDVLETHNGGYVKVTPGTTETSIPGIFAAGDLTDHKYRQAVTSAGMGCMAALDAERFLAEQE, encoded by the coding sequence ATGAGCGACACGCGCCACACCAAGGTTCTGATCATCGGGTCCGGCCCGGCAGGCTACACCGCCGGTGTCTACGCCAGCCGCGCCATGCTGGAGCCGATTCTGGTTCAGGGCATTGAGCCGGGCGGCCAGCTGACCACGACTACCGAGGTAGAGAACTGGCCTGGCGACACCGAGGTTCAGGGCCCGGATCTAATGGTGCGGATGCAGGAGCACGCCAAGACGATGGGCTGCGAGATCATCGGGGACATCATCACCGATCTCGACACCTCCTCGCGCCCATTCGTGGCCAAGGGTGACAGCGGCACCGTCTACACCGCCGATGCGGTCATTCTGGCAACCGGCGCGCGCGCCAAATGGCTCGGCCTGCCGTCCGAGGAGAAGTTCAAGGGCTTTGGCGTTTCCGCCTGCGCGACCTGCGATGGTTTCTTCTATCGCGGCCAGGAGATTGTGGTGATCGGCGGCGGCAATACCGCTGTGGAAGAGGCGCTGTTCCTGACCAATTTCGCCTCCAAGGTGACGCTGATCCACCGCCGCGACGAGCTGCGCGCAGAGAAAATCCTGCAAGACCGCCTGATGAAGAACGAGAAGATTGAGCCGCTGTGGTTCCACCAGCTGGAAGAGGTGATCGGCACCGAGAACCCGCTGGGCGTCGAGGGCGTGCGGGTGAAGAACGTGAAGACCGGCGAAATCACCGAAATCTCCTGCAAGGGCGTCTTTGTCGCCATCGGCCATGCGCCTGCCAATGAATTGGTCAAGGACGTGCTGGAAACCCACAATGGCGGCTATGTGAAGGTAACGCCCGGCACCACCGAAACCTCCATCCCCGGCATTTTTGCCGCTGGTGACCTGACCGATCACAAATATCGTCAGGCGGTGACCTCGGCCGGCATGGGCTGCATGGCGGCGCTGGATGCCGAACGCTTCCTCGCAGAGCAGGAGTGA
- the lgt gene encoding prolipoprotein diacylglyceryl transferase has protein sequence MHAFILQFPDLTPEIFIIELFGSQFALRWYALAYIVGIVIAWRLAVAALRRPALWPHAQPPMKPQQVEDLLTWIILGVILGGRLGYVLFYQPGYYLQNPAEILRIWQGGMAFHGGLLGVIIATWIYALRHRIPRLQIADLVAHTVPPGLLLGRLANFNNAELWGRATDLPWGVAFPGRAAQSCGQALGEICARHPSQLYEALLEGLILGAVLLWLVYRRAALTHPGRVTGVFLAGYGAARFAVEFMRQPDAQFVTAENPLGLAWHIGGYGLTMGQLLSLPMIAIGLILVLRSRRMAVVPA, from the coding sequence ATGCACGCATTCATCCTCCAATTCCCCGATCTGACCCCGGAAATCTTCATAATCGAGCTGTTCGGCAGCCAATTCGCGCTGCGCTGGTACGCGCTGGCCTATATCGTCGGGATTGTCATCGCCTGGCGGCTGGCGGTCGCGGCGCTGCGGCGCCCCGCGCTCTGGCCCCACGCACAGCCCCCGATGAAACCGCAACAGGTCGAAGATCTGCTCACCTGGATCATCCTCGGCGTCATTCTGGGCGGACGGCTTGGCTATGTGCTGTTCTATCAGCCCGGCTACTACCTTCAGAACCCGGCCGAGATCCTGCGCATCTGGCAGGGGGGCATGGCCTTTCACGGCGGTCTCCTGGGGGTGATCATTGCCACCTGGATTTATGCGCTGCGCCACCGGATCCCGCGCCTTCAGATCGCTGATCTGGTGGCACATACGGTGCCGCCGGGCCTCTTGCTGGGCCGACTTGCCAACTTCAACAACGCCGAGCTCTGGGGGCGGGCAACCGATCTGCCCTGGGGGGTCGCCTTTCCCGGGCGCGCGGCGCAGTCCTGCGGGCAGGCGCTGGGGGAGATCTGTGCGCGCCACCCGTCCCAGCTCTATGAGGCGCTGCTGGAAGGGCTGATCCTTGGTGCGGTGCTCTTGTGGCTGGTCTACCGGCGCGCGGCGCTGACCCACCCAGGCCGGGTGACCGGCGTGTTTCTGGCAGGCTATGGCGCGGCGCGCTTCGCGGTTGAATTCATGCGCCAGCCCGACGCCCAATTCGTAACTGCAGAGAACCCCCTGGGGCTGGCCTGGCATATCGGCGGCTACGGTCTGACCATGGGACAGCTGCTGTCGCTGCCGATGATCGCCATCGGCCTCATTCTGGTGCTGCGCAGCCGACGCATGGCGGTGGTTCCGGCATGA
- a CDS encoding class I SAM-dependent methyltransferase: MSLSDHITARIRAEGPISVADYMAEALLHPSYGYYTTRDPLGAKGDFTTAPEISQMFGELIGLALAQCWLDQGQPQRFTLAELGPGRGTLMADLLRATKGVPGFHAAMQIALLEASPTLRARQARQLAGHDPVWYPNIAELPEQPLFLIANEFFDALPVRQFLRDGDGWREKSVGLQDGTLSFGLGAVAPQPALAHRLEDTRDGDLVELCEAAQPMVQTIASRIARHGGTALIVDYGDWRSLGDTLQALRAHAPSDPLKDPGSADLTTHVDFEALALAAKSAGCAYSRLTPQGVFLERLGITDRAQALAARLNGDALQSLIAAHRRLTHPEEMGNLFKILGIFPEETAPPPGLNA; encoded by the coding sequence ATGAGCCTGAGCGACCATATCACTGCCCGCATCCGTGCCGAGGGGCCGATTTCGGTCGCGGATTACATGGCCGAGGCGCTGCTGCATCCAAGCTATGGCTATTACACCACCCGCGACCCGCTGGGGGCCAAGGGGGATTTCACCACAGCCCCGGAAATCAGCCAGATGTTCGGAGAGCTGATCGGACTGGCGCTGGCACAATGCTGGCTGGATCAGGGCCAACCTCAGCGGTTCACATTGGCCGAACTGGGTCCCGGTCGCGGCACGCTGATGGCTGATCTGCTGCGCGCCACAAAAGGCGTGCCCGGGTTTCACGCCGCCATGCAGATTGCCCTGCTGGAGGCCTCCCCCACCCTGCGCGCCCGTCAGGCGAGGCAACTGGCAGGCCATGACCCGGTCTGGTACCCGAATATCGCCGAGCTGCCCGAGCAGCCGCTGTTTCTAATCGCAAATGAGTTCTTTGATGCGCTGCCGGTGCGGCAATTTCTGCGCGATGGCGATGGCTGGCGCGAAAAATCAGTGGGTCTTCAGGATGGCACGCTCAGCTTTGGCCTTGGCGCGGTGGCGCCACAGCCTGCACTGGCGCATCGCCTTGAGGACACCCGCGACGGTGATCTGGTCGAGCTGTGCGAAGCCGCGCAACCGATGGTTCAGACCATCGCCTCCCGGATCGCGCGCCACGGCGGAACCGCGCTTATTGTCGATTACGGCGATTGGCGGTCGCTGGGGGATACGTTGCAGGCCCTGCGCGCCCATGCGCCAAGCGATCCGCTGAAGGATCCGGGCAGCGCCGATCTGACCACCCATGTCGATTTCGAAGCGCTTGCACTGGCTGCGAAATCTGCGGGCTGTGCCTATAGTCGGCTGACCCCGCAAGGCGTGTTTCTGGAGCGTCTGGGCATTACCGATCGGGCACAGGCGCTGGCGGCGCGGCTAAACGGCGACGCGCTGCAATCTCTGATTGCGGCGCATCGACGGTTGACGCATCCTGAGGAAATGGGAAACCTGTTCAAGATACTCGGGATTTTCCCCGAAGAGACCGCACCCCCACCGGGATTGAACGCATGA
- a CDS encoding ribonuclease E inhibitor RraB — protein sequence MAHDFDTQKAETFSAFSDLQAEGDLPFEADLDLFFVAEEAKDWMPLAEALADLGFYTQWAEAEGDDPATLIATMPEQILSAAAIWMVEEVATRTALDHGFRPDGWGFAED from the coding sequence GTGGCGCATGATTTCGACACCCAGAAGGCCGAGACATTCTCGGCCTTCTCCGATTTGCAGGCCGAGGGTGACCTGCCGTTTGAGGCGGATCTTGATCTGTTCTTTGTCGCTGAAGAGGCCAAGGACTGGATGCCCCTTGCCGAGGCACTGGCCGATCTGGGCTTTTATACCCAATGGGCAGAGGCCGAGGGCGATGATCCCGCCACATTGATCGCGACGATGCCCGAACAGATCCTGTCCGCAGCAGCGATCTGGATGGTCGAAGAGGTCGCAACCCGGACTGCACTTGACCATGGGTTTCGGCCAGACGGCTGGGGATTTGCCGAGGATTGA
- the purE gene encoding 5-(carboxyamino)imidazole ribonucleotide mutase: MPEHTADIKVGIIMGSQSDWPTMKEAATLLDELGVPYEAKIVSAHRTPDRLWSYGKSAAERGLQVIIAGAGGAAHLPGMVASKTRVPVVGVPVQTRALSGVDSLYSIVQMPKGFPVATMAIGAAGAANAGLMAAGILALQDPELARRLDDWRAALSASIPEEPVDD, translated from the coding sequence ATGCCAGAGCATACCGCCGACATCAAAGTGGGCATCATCATGGGCAGTCAGTCCGACTGGCCAACCATGAAAGAAGCCGCCACCCTCCTCGACGAACTGGGCGTGCCTTATGAGGCCAAGATCGTCTCGGCCCATCGCACCCCGGACCGGCTGTGGAGCTATGGCAAATCTGCCGCCGAACGTGGTCTGCAGGTGATCATCGCAGGCGCCGGCGGGGCCGCCCACCTCCCCGGTATGGTCGCGTCGAAAACCCGCGTTCCGGTGGTTGGTGTGCCGGTTCAGACCCGCGCCCTCTCCGGTGTTGATTCGCTTTATTCCATCGTGCAGATGCCCAAGGGCTTCCCGGTTGCGACCATGGCCATCGGCGCCGCCGGTGCAGCAAATGCCGGATTGATGGCCGCCGGAATTCTGGCCTTGCAGGATCCCGAACTTGCCCGGCGTCTCGACGACTGGCGCGCGGCTCTTTCCGCTTCGATCCCAGAGGAACCGGTTGATGACTGA
- a CDS encoding YdcH family protein — protein sequence MNAPTDISMKTDDVLQVELEVFRRQHRDLDEAIVALQERGTSDQLTIQRLKKQKLILKDKIALIEDRLTPDIIA from the coding sequence ATGAACGCACCAACCGATATCTCCATGAAAACCGATGATGTTTTACAGGTGGAGCTGGAGGTCTTTCGCAGGCAACACCGCGATCTGGACGAAGCAATCGTGGCCCTGCAGGAGCGCGGGACCAGCGATCAGCTGACCATTCAGCGATTGAAGAAGCAGAAGCTGATCCTGAAAGACAAGATTGCCTTGATCGAAGACCGGCTGACACCGGATATCATCGCCTGA
- a CDS encoding Hsp20 family protein — protein sequence MSKLTLGSYPHMLGFEQLERLLERSAKSGNEGYPPYNIEQTSDHSYRITLAVAGFGEADLAITVEDRQLVIRGRQSDDSDGRVFLHRGIAARQFQRMFVLADGVEVGEAIMENGLLHVDLTRSRPETVVQTINIKKG from the coding sequence GTGTCTAAACTCACACTTGGCTCGTATCCGCATATGTTGGGATTTGAGCAGCTGGAACGCCTCTTGGAACGCTCGGCCAAATCCGGGAACGAGGGCTACCCTCCCTATAATATCGAACAAACCTCAGATCATTCCTATCGCATCACGCTGGCGGTGGCCGGCTTCGGCGAGGCGGATCTGGCGATCACTGTCGAGGACCGTCAACTGGTCATCCGGGGACGCCAGAGCGATGACAGCGATGGCCGGGTGTTTTTGCACCGGGGCATTGCCGCGCGGCAGTTTCAGCGCATGTTTGTGCTGGCGGATGGGGTCGAGGTGGGGGAGGCCATTATGGAAAATGGCCTCTTGCATGTCGACCTGACCCGATCGCGGCCCGAAACCGTGGTTCAGACGATCAATATCAAGAAGGGGTAA
- the pgeF gene encoding peptidoglycan editing factor PgeF has protein sequence MTLEILISELLNGTKHGFFTRRGGASSGIFAGLNCGLGSSDQREAVQINRMRVAAAMEASPEALGRVNQVHSANVLTISDPRQDNIQGDIQADAMVTNVPGVVLSILTADCQPVLFHDPEANVVGAAHAGWRGTLDGVLEATLDAMEQLGARRQSTRAVIGPSISQRAYEVGPEFFDDFMMQDPENARFFANGEGDRYLFDLPSLGLHKLRSAGVAEAAWTGHCTYSDPERFYSFRRATHHKEVDYGRLISCIRL, from the coding sequence ATGACGCTGGAAATTCTCATCTCCGAGCTGCTCAATGGCACCAAACACGGCTTCTTTACCCGTCGCGGCGGGGCCTCTTCGGGTATTTTTGCCGGATTGAATTGCGGGCTTGGCTCGTCGGATCAGCGCGAAGCGGTGCAGATCAACCGGATGCGCGTCGCCGCAGCGATGGAGGCATCGCCCGAGGCGCTTGGCCGGGTGAATCAGGTGCATTCCGCCAATGTCCTGACGATCTCCGATCCCCGGCAGGACAATATTCAGGGCGATATTCAGGCTGATGCCATGGTCACCAATGTGCCCGGCGTGGTGCTGTCGATCCTGACCGCCGACTGCCAGCCGGTTCTGTTTCACGACCCGGAGGCCAATGTGGTCGGCGCAGCTCATGCCGGGTGGCGCGGCACGCTTGATGGCGTGCTGGAGGCCACGTTGGACGCGATGGAACAGCTGGGCGCGCGGCGGCAGTCCACCCGCGCGGTCATCGGCCCGTCGATCTCGCAGCGCGCCTATGAGGTCGGCCCTGAGTTCTTTGACGACTTCATGATGCAGGATCCGGAAAACGCACGGTTTTTTGCCAATGGCGAGGGCGATCGCTACCTCTTTGATCTGCCCTCTCTGGGTCTGCACAAACTGCGCAGCGCCGGCGTGGCCGAGGCCGCATGGACCGGGCATTGCACCTACTCTGACCCGGAACGGTTCTATTCCTTCCGCCGCGCGACCCATCACAAAGAGGTCGACTACGGGCGCCTGATCTCCTGCATTCGCCTGTAG
- a CDS encoding DUF1150 family protein: MHTAYQFNDADSRIVYVKAVDVADLPAEVQAGAAGRSHLYAVHDAAGEQLALVSDRKMAFVLARQHDYAPVPVH; the protein is encoded by the coding sequence ATGCATACAGCCTATCAGTTCAACGATGCCGACAGCCGCATTGTCTATGTCAAGGCGGTTGATGTCGCGGATCTCCCTGCGGAGGTTCAGGCCGGTGCCGCCGGGCGCAGCCACCTCTATGCGGTGCATGATGCCGCTGGTGAACAGCTGGCCCTGGTCAGCGACCGGAAAATGGCCTTTGTTCTGGCGCGGCAGCATGATTATGCGCCGGTGCCGGTGCACTAA